One genomic window of Ottowia oryzae includes the following:
- a CDS encoding efflux RND transporter periplasmic adaptor subunit, protein MRRWIVFGLPVLVAAVAIAWWMRPASPAAKYVTAPVKVGELEQRVLAIGRVQPKTLVSVGAQVSGLVKRLHVSLGQQVKAGELIAEVDAEPQQTALRTAQAAVAALKAQLAARRASLAQAESTYRRQEALMALDATARAELEAARAALDSARAEVGALGAQIEQARTQVDTARINLGYTRIVAPMDGVVVAVVTRQGQTLNSFQTTPTIVMLAQMDVMTVRAEIAEADVGKVKPGMPVWFTTLGDTQTRHESKIAQVEPAPESITQDAGSALTAAAGGQGANRAVYYNAVFDVPNPDGRLRPSMTAQVTVLTARESKALLVPTAALGAVDAAGKTQVRVLDAKGDVAQRDVHIGLRTNTTAAVLSGLSEGEKVVVGETGSDPAAANEGESGER, encoded by the coding sequence ATGCGCCGCTGGATAGTTTTTGGCCTGCCGGTGTTGGTGGCGGCCGTGGCCATTGCGTGGTGGATGCGGCCAGCTTCACCCGCTGCCAAATACGTCACCGCGCCTGTGAAAGTGGGTGAGCTTGAGCAGCGCGTGCTGGCGATCGGCCGCGTGCAGCCCAAGACCCTGGTGAGCGTTGGCGCCCAGGTGTCTGGTCTGGTCAAGCGGTTGCACGTCAGCTTGGGTCAACAGGTCAAGGCCGGTGAATTGATTGCGGAAGTGGATGCCGAGCCCCAGCAGACCGCACTGCGCACCGCCCAGGCCGCGGTCGCCGCACTGAAAGCGCAATTGGCAGCGCGGCGAGCCAGCCTGGCGCAAGCCGAGTCGACCTATCGCCGACAAGAGGCGCTGATGGCTTTGGACGCCACCGCGCGTGCCGAACTTGAGGCAGCCCGGGCCGCGCTGGATTCCGCGCGCGCTGAGGTCGGTGCGCTGGGCGCGCAGATAGAGCAAGCGCGCACGCAGGTGGACACGGCGCGAATCAACCTGGGCTACACGCGCATCGTCGCGCCCATGGACGGCGTGGTCGTGGCCGTCGTCACCCGGCAGGGCCAGACGCTCAATTCGTTTCAGACCACGCCAACCATCGTCATGTTGGCGCAGATGGATGTGATGACGGTGCGCGCCGAAATCGCCGAAGCCGATGTAGGCAAGGTAAAGCCGGGCATGCCGGTGTGGTTCACCACCCTGGGGGATACGCAAACGCGCCATGAATCCAAAATTGCCCAGGTGGAGCCGGCGCCCGAATCCATCACGCAGGATGCGGGCTCCGCGCTCACGGCCGCGGCGGGCGGTCAGGGCGCCAACCGCGCCGTCTATTACAACGCGGTGTTCGACGTGCCCAACCCCGATGGCCGGCTGCGGCCATCGATGACGGCGCAAGTCACGGTGCTGACCGCGCGCGAGTCCAAAGCCTTGCTGGTGCCGACCGCCGCGCTGGGCGCCGTCGACGCGGCAGGCAAGACCCAGGTTCGGGTCCTGGACGCGAAGGGCGACGTGGCGCAACGCGACGTCCACATCGGTTTGCGCACCAACACCACCGCAGCGGTGCTGTCTGGCTTGAGCGAGGGCGAAAAAGTCGTGGTGGGTGAGACCGGCTCCGACCCGGCTGCGGCGAACGAGGGCGAATCGGGTGAGCGCTGA
- a CDS encoding MFS transporter: MSSSPPSPPVPAKAWGVLISSTIAFTVCFMVWMMFGVIGIPLKKELGLSATQFGLLTAMPVLTGSLVRVPLGIWTDRYGGRIVMTILMAATVPAIWLMSYATEYWHFLAIGLFVGLAGGSFSVGTPYVARWFPKSRQGMAMGVYGAGNSGSAVNKFLAPALIAAGGWQLVPKVYAAVMLGTVVMFWLFSAHDPKHLVSSTSRFSDQLKSLKDPRVLKYCQYYSIVFGGYVALALWMVQYYVGEYGLSIQTAALLAACFSLPGGVLRAVGGVLSDRYGAHKVTWWVLWVSWICLFLLSYPQTAFTISTVDGARDFHLGLNVYMFTALMAVLGIAFAFGKASVFKYISDDFPQNIGAISGIVGLAGGLGGFILPILFGVLLDVTGIRSSAFMLLYGVVWVSLIWMYWTEVRTTDVIGQSKPA, encoded by the coding sequence ATGTCTTCCTCCCCCCCTTCACCCCCCGTTCCGGCAAAGGCCTGGGGCGTTCTGATCTCCAGCACGATCGCCTTCACCGTCTGCTTCATGGTCTGGATGATGTTTGGCGTCATCGGGATTCCCTTGAAGAAGGAGTTGGGCCTGAGCGCAACCCAATTCGGGCTTCTCACAGCGATGCCCGTTCTGACCGGCTCGCTGGTCAGGGTGCCGCTGGGCATCTGGACGGATCGCTATGGCGGCCGCATCGTGATGACCATCCTGATGGCGGCAACGGTGCCCGCCATATGGTTGATGTCGTATGCCACTGAGTACTGGCATTTTCTTGCCATCGGCCTTTTCGTGGGCTTGGCCGGCGGCTCCTTCTCAGTGGGCACCCCCTACGTCGCGCGCTGGTTCCCCAAGAGTCGCCAAGGCATGGCCATGGGTGTGTACGGGGCCGGCAACTCAGGGTCTGCAGTCAACAAGTTCCTGGCACCCGCCCTGATCGCCGCTGGCGGCTGGCAGCTGGTGCCCAAGGTCTATGCCGCGGTGATGCTCGGCACCGTCGTGATGTTCTGGTTGTTCAGCGCACACGACCCCAAACATCTCGTGTCCAGCACCTCGCGGTTCTCGGATCAGCTCAAGAGCCTGAAGGATCCGCGTGTGCTGAAGTACTGCCAGTACTACAGCATCGTGTTCGGCGGCTACGTCGCGCTGGCGCTCTGGATGGTGCAGTACTACGTCGGCGAATATGGGCTGAGCATCCAGACCGCCGCCTTGCTGGCCGCCTGCTTCTCTTTGCCTGGCGGCGTGCTGCGCGCCGTAGGTGGGGTGTTGTCCGACCGATATGGCGCGCACAAGGTCACCTGGTGGGTGTTGTGGGTCAGCTGGATCTGCTTGTTCCTGCTGAGCTACCCGCAGACCGCGTTCACGATCAGCACCGTCGATGGAGCGCGCGATTTCCACCTCGGCCTGAACGTCTACATGTTCACCGCGCTCATGGCCGTCCTCGGCATCGCGTTCGCCTTTGGCAAGGCCAGCGTCTTCAAGTACATCAGCGACGACTTCCCGCAAAACATTGGCGCCATCAGCGGCATCGTTGGGTTGGCGGGCGGCCTCGGCGGATTCATTTTGCCGATTCTTTTCGGCGTTCTGCTCGATGTCACCGGCATCCGCTCCAGCGCTTTCATGCTCCTTTACGGCGTCGTCTGGGTTTCGCTGATCTGGATGTACTGGACCGAGGTGCGCACCACCGACGTCATTGGCCAAAGCAAGCCCGCCTAG
- a CDS encoding MFS transporter, giving the protein MNAVTASQRGKTLKIWTPEDKAFWEQQGEAIAKLNLWVSVPALFLAFAVWQVWSVVAVSLPSLGFNYTTNQLFWLAAAPALSGATLRIFYSFMVPLIGGRRWTAISTASLLIPAIGIGIAVQDPSTPYPTMLALALLCGLGGGNFSSSMSNISTFFPKDRKGSALGVNAGLGNLGVSVVQFLSPIVVTVGLLGIFGGEPQTIIKGGQQMQVWMQNAAFIWVPWIALTAVVAWFTMNDVADAKASVAAQAAIFVQPHNWLMCLLYLGTFGSFIGFAAGFPLLIKSQFPQVNPLAYAWLGPLVGAVVRPFGGWLSDKVGGGVVTLWNFLVMALAVVGVLYFLPKGAGAMALPFGPQAGNFTGFFLMFLVLFVTTGIGNGSTFRMIPVIFNQLAQRDTKDTAAALKEGNVRGAAAVGFAGAFGAYGGFFIPKSYGSSIAATGGPEAALWVFAAFYIVCAVITWAFYARRNAPMPC; this is encoded by the coding sequence ATGAACGCCGTCACCGCATCGCAGCGCGGAAAAACACTCAAGATCTGGACGCCCGAAGACAAGGCCTTCTGGGAGCAGCAAGGCGAAGCCATCGCCAAGCTGAACCTGTGGGTCTCCGTGCCAGCCTTGTTTCTGGCCTTCGCCGTCTGGCAAGTCTGGAGCGTGGTGGCTGTCAGCCTGCCGAGCCTGGGCTTCAACTACACGACCAACCAACTGTTCTGGCTTGCGGCCGCGCCAGCGCTTTCAGGCGCCACGCTGCGCATCTTCTACTCGTTCATGGTGCCGCTGATCGGCGGTCGCCGCTGGACGGCTATCTCCACGGCCAGCCTGCTGATCCCGGCGATTGGCATCGGCATCGCGGTTCAGGACCCGTCAACGCCTTATCCGACGATGCTGGCGCTGGCGTTGCTTTGCGGATTGGGTGGCGGCAACTTCAGCTCCAGCATGTCCAACATCAGCACCTTCTTCCCCAAGGACCGAAAGGGCTCGGCGCTGGGCGTGAATGCCGGACTGGGCAACCTGGGTGTCTCGGTGGTGCAGTTCCTCAGCCCCATCGTCGTGACCGTCGGCCTCCTCGGCATCTTCGGCGGCGAGCCACAAACCATCATCAAAGGCGGCCAGCAGATGCAGGTGTGGATGCAGAACGCGGCCTTCATCTGGGTGCCCTGGATCGCGCTGACCGCCGTCGTTGCGTGGTTCACGATGAACGATGTGGCCGACGCCAAGGCCTCGGTCGCGGCGCAGGCGGCCATCTTCGTCCAGCCCCACAACTGGCTGATGTGCCTGCTGTACCTGGGCACCTTCGGGTCGTTCATTGGCTTCGCCGCAGGTTTCCCTCTTCTGATCAAGAGCCAGTTTCCTCAAGTCAACCCGCTGGCATACGCGTGGCTGGGGCCGTTGGTTGGCGCGGTGGTGCGGCCGTTCGGTGGCTGGCTGTCGGACAAAGTAGGCGGCGGCGTGGTCACCCTGTGGAACTTCCTGGTGATGGCGCTGGCCGTCGTCGGCGTCCTGTACTTCCTTCCCAAGGGAGCGGGCGCGATGGCGCTGCCCTTCGGCCCACAGGCCGGCAACTTCACGGGCTTCTTCCTGATGTTCCTGGTGCTGTTCGTCACCACCGGGATCGGCAATGGGTCGACCTTCCGGATGATTCCCGTGATCTTCAACCAGCTCGCGCAGCGCGACACGAAGGACACGGCCGCCGCATTGAAAGAAGGCAACGTGCGCGGTGCCGCGGCGGTGGGCTTCGCTGGCGCCTTTGGCGCGTATGGCGGCTTCTTCATCCCCAAGAGCTACGGCAGTTCTATCGCCGCCACGGGCGGGCCCGAGGCCGCGCTTTGGGTATTCGCGGCGTTCTACATCGTCTGCGCAGTGATCACCTGGGCCTTCTATGCCCGCCGCAACGCCCCCATGCCCTGCTGA
- a CDS encoding nitrate reductase subunit alpha — protein MSHFLDRLNHFRLPKESFSDGYGRTTGEDRTWEDAYRDRWAHDKIVRSTHGVNCTGSCSWKIYVKGGIVTWETQQTDYPRTRWDMPNHEPRGCARGASYSWYLYSANRVKYPMVRGRLLERWRSALKVAKTPVDAWALIAEDDAARRDYQQVRGMGGFVRSTWDEINQLVAAANVYTIKKHGPDRIIGFSPIPAMSMVSYASGSRYLSLIGGVCLSFYDWYCDLPPASPQVWGEQTDVPESADWYNSSYIIAWGSNVPQTRTPDAHFFTEVRYKGTKTVAVTPDYSEVAKLSDVWMHPKQGTDAALAMAMGHVALNEFYFKTRSPYFDEYARRYTDLPMLVVLKEHRLPDGTLVQVPDRYLRASDFNGRLGQQNNPEWKTIAFDTDGRAVLPNGSIGFRWGAEGRDDAGKWNLEPKEARHDAEVKLKLSVLEDGDQAHEIVDVGFPYFGGIATPHFTANEQDGDVRRARVPATRLRLRMEQDGEYRDALVATVFDLQVAQYGIDRGLGSGAASYDEDAPYTPAWAESITGVPREQIITVAREFAANADKTRGKSMVIIGSGVNHWYHCDMNYRGVINLLMMCGCIGQSGGGWSHYVGQEKLRPQTGWTALAFALDWARPPRHQNGTSFFYAHTDQWRYEKLGMEEIVSPLADRNQYGGSMIDYNVRAERMGWLPSAPQLKTNPLRVAALADKAGLAPRDYVAKALKNGELELSCEDPDAPENWPRNMFVWRSNLLGSSGKGHEYFCKHLLGTENGVQGKDLGPDDAKPEEVTWHAEAPQGKLDLLVTLDFRMSTTCLYSDIVLPTASWYEKNDLNTSDMHPFIHPLSAAIDPVWESRSDWEIYKGFAKAFSEICVGHLGVERDTVMTPLMHDTPAELAQPYGVAEWKKGECDLIPGKTAPQVTVIERDYPNIYKRFTALGPLMDKLGNGGKGIAWKTGTEVEQLGELNGLTTEPGVTQGRPRIVSDIDACEVILQLAPETNGHVAVKAWEALEKFTGREHKHLALYREDEKIRYRDIQAQPRKIISSPTWSGIESETVSYNAGYTNVHELIPWRTLTGRQQFYQDHPWMIAFGEGFSTYRPPVNLRATADMHGIRPNGNTEIQLNFITPHQKWGIHSTYTDNLLMLTLNRGGSVAWISEEDAARAGIVDNDWMEMFNANGAVAVRAVVSQRVKPGMVMMYHAQEKIINTPGSEITGVRGGIHNSVTRIVLKPTHMIGGYAQYSYGFNYYGTVGTNRDEFVVVRKMAKVDWLDTPRGDHLAEAFQSQGENP, from the coding sequence ATGAGCCACTTTCTCGACCGACTGAACCATTTCCGCCTGCCCAAGGAGAGTTTTTCCGATGGCTACGGCCGCACGACCGGCGAAGACCGTACCTGGGAAGACGCCTACCGCGACCGCTGGGCGCACGACAAGATCGTGCGAAGCACGCATGGCGTGAACTGCACGGGCTCGTGCTCGTGGAAGATCTACGTCAAAGGCGGCATCGTCACCTGGGAAACGCAGCAGACCGACTACCCGCGCACCCGCTGGGACATGCCTAACCACGAGCCGCGGGGTTGCGCGCGCGGCGCAAGCTACAGCTGGTATCTGTACAGCGCCAACCGCGTGAAGTACCCCATGGTGCGCGGTCGGCTGCTGGAGCGCTGGCGCTCCGCCCTCAAAGTGGCCAAGACGCCCGTCGACGCCTGGGCGCTGATCGCAGAAGACGACGCTGCGCGGCGCGACTACCAACAGGTTCGCGGCATGGGCGGGTTTGTCCGATCTACATGGGACGAGATCAACCAGCTTGTGGCGGCAGCCAACGTCTACACCATCAAGAAGCACGGGCCGGACCGCATCATCGGCTTCTCGCCGATTCCGGCGATGAGCATGGTCAGCTACGCGTCCGGCAGCCGTTACCTCAGCTTGATTGGCGGCGTTTGCCTCAGCTTCTACGACTGGTATTGCGACTTGCCGCCGGCCAGCCCACAAGTGTGGGGCGAACAAACGGACGTGCCGGAGTCGGCCGACTGGTACAACAGCAGCTATATCATCGCATGGGGATCCAACGTACCCCAGACCCGCACGCCAGACGCTCATTTCTTCACAGAGGTGCGCTACAAGGGCACCAAAACGGTCGCTGTCACTCCTGACTACAGCGAGGTCGCCAAGCTCTCTGACGTCTGGATGCATCCCAAGCAGGGCACCGATGCAGCGCTGGCGATGGCGATGGGCCACGTGGCGCTCAACGAGTTCTACTTCAAGACGCGCAGCCCCTACTTCGACGAGTACGCGCGCCGTTACACCGATCTGCCGATGCTGGTCGTGCTCAAGGAGCATCGCCTGCCCGATGGCACCCTGGTGCAGGTACCCGATCGCTATCTGCGCGCCAGCGACTTCAATGGCCGCCTGGGGCAGCAGAACAATCCGGAATGGAAAACCATCGCGTTCGATACCGATGGTCGCGCCGTGCTGCCCAACGGCTCCATCGGCTTTCGCTGGGGTGCTGAGGGGCGCGACGACGCGGGCAAATGGAACCTTGAGCCCAAGGAAGCGCGCCACGACGCCGAAGTCAAGCTCAAGCTCTCGGTGCTGGAAGACGGCGACCAGGCGCATGAAATCGTCGACGTCGGCTTTCCCTACTTCGGCGGCATCGCCACGCCGCACTTCACGGCCAACGAGCAAGATGGTGACGTGCGCCGGGCCCGCGTACCGGCCACCCGCCTGCGTCTTCGCATGGAGCAGGACGGCGAATACCGCGACGCTTTGGTTGCGACCGTGTTCGACCTGCAGGTGGCGCAGTACGGTATCGATCGCGGGCTGGGCTCTGGCGCCGCCAGCTACGACGAGGATGCGCCCTACACCCCGGCCTGGGCCGAAAGCATCACGGGCGTACCGCGCGAGCAGATCATCACCGTAGCGCGCGAATTCGCCGCCAATGCCGACAAGACGCGCGGCAAATCGATGGTCATCATCGGCTCGGGCGTAAACCACTGGTACCACTGCGACATGAACTATCGCGGTGTCATCAACCTGCTGATGATGTGCGGCTGCATTGGCCAGAGCGGCGGCGGCTGGTCGCATTACGTAGGCCAGGAAAAGCTGCGCCCGCAGACCGGCTGGACTGCGCTGGCCTTTGCGCTGGACTGGGCGCGTCCGCCGCGCCATCAGAACGGCACCAGTTTCTTCTACGCCCACACCGACCAGTGGCGCTACGAAAAGCTGGGCATGGAGGAAATCGTCAGCCCGCTGGCAGACCGCAACCAGTACGGCGGCAGCATGATCGACTACAACGTGCGCGCGGAACGCATGGGCTGGCTACCCAGCGCGCCTCAGCTCAAAACCAATCCCTTGCGGGTGGCCGCGCTGGCCGACAAGGCCGGCCTGGCGCCGCGCGACTACGTGGCCAAGGCCCTCAAGAACGGCGAGCTGGAGCTCAGCTGCGAAGACCCGGACGCGCCCGAGAACTGGCCGCGCAACATGTTCGTGTGGCGCAGCAACCTGCTGGGCTCCAGTGGCAAGGGCCATGAGTACTTCTGCAAGCACCTGCTGGGCACAGAGAACGGCGTGCAGGGCAAGGACCTGGGCCCTGACGACGCCAAACCTGAGGAGGTGACGTGGCATGCGGAGGCGCCGCAGGGCAAGCTTGACTTGCTGGTCACGCTCGATTTCCGCATGAGCACCACCTGCCTGTACTCGGACATCGTTCTGCCCACCGCCAGCTGGTACGAAAAGAACGACCTGAACACCAGCGACATGCATCCGTTCATCCACCCGCTGTCGGCCGCCATCGACCCGGTGTGGGAGTCTCGCTCGGACTGGGAGATCTACAAGGGTTTTGCGAAAGCGTTCAGCGAGATCTGCGTGGGTCACCTGGGCGTAGAGCGCGACACCGTGATGACGCCGCTGATGCACGACACCCCGGCCGAGCTGGCTCAGCCCTACGGCGTCGCGGAGTGGAAGAAAGGTGAATGCGACCTCATCCCCGGCAAGACCGCGCCGCAGGTCACGGTGATCGAGCGCGACTACCCCAACATCTATAAACGCTTCACGGCTCTGGGCCCGTTGATGGACAAGCTGGGCAACGGCGGCAAGGGCATCGCCTGGAAGACCGGCACCGAAGTGGAGCAACTGGGCGAGCTGAACGGCCTGACCACCGAACCCGGCGTAACCCAGGGCCGCCCCCGCATCGTCAGCGACATCGATGCCTGCGAGGTGATCCTGCAACTGGCGCCCGAGACCAACGGCCACGTCGCCGTGAAGGCCTGGGAGGCACTTGAGAAATTCACCGGCCGCGAACACAAGCACCTGGCGCTGTACCGCGAGGACGAGAAGATCCGCTACCGCGACATCCAGGCGCAGCCGCGCAAGATCATCAGTTCGCCCACGTGGAGCGGCATCGAGAGCGAGACCGTGAGCTACAACGCCGGCTACACCAACGTGCATGAGCTGATTCCATGGCGCACGCTCACTGGCCGCCAGCAGTTCTACCAGGACCATCCTTGGATGATCGCGTTCGGCGAAGGCTTCTCCACCTACCGGCCGCCCGTGAACCTGAGGGCCACGGCCGACATGCATGGCATCCGCCCGAACGGGAACACCGAGATCCAGCTGAACTTCATCACGCCGCACCAGAAGTGGGGCATCCATAGCACGTACACCGACAACCTGCTGATGCTCACGCTGAACCGCGGTGGCTCGGTCGCCTGGATCAGCGAGGAGGACGCAGCCCGCGCCGGCATCGTCGATAACGACTGGATGGAGATGTTCAATGCGAACGGCGCCGTGGCGGTGCGCGCGGTGGTCAGCCAGCGCGTCAAGCCAGGCATGGTGATGATGTACCACGCCCAGGAAAAGATCATCAACACCCCGGGCAGCGAGATCACGGGTGTGCGCGGCGGCATCCACAACTCCGTCACGCGCATCGTGCTCAAGCCCACGCACATGATCGGCGGCTACGCGCAGTACAGCTACGGCTTCAACTACTACGGCACCGTGGGCACCAATCGCGACGAGTTCGTTGTGGTCAGAAAGATGGCCAAGGTGGACTGGCTGGATACGCCCCGCGGCGACCACCTGGCAGAAGCGTTCCAGTCTCAGGGCGAGAACCCCTGA
- the narH gene encoding nitrate reductase subunit beta: protein MKIRAQIGMVLNLDKCIGCHTCSVTCKNVWTSRPGVEYAWFNNVESKPGIGYPKEWENQQRWNGGWTRKADGSIVPRQGGKWQLLMKIFANPNLPEIDDYYEPYTFDYDHLQSAPEMKHAPTARPRSLITGQRMEKIEWGPNWEEILGGEFSKRSRDQNFEEVQKDIYGQFENTFMMYLPRLCEHCLNPACVASCPSGSIYKREEDGIVLIDQDKCRGWRMCVSGCPYKKIYYNWKSGKAEKCIFCYPRIEAGQPTVCSETCVGRIRYLGVLLYDADRIEEAASVERDKDLYQAQLDIFLDPHDPAVIAQARRDGIPEAWLVAARKSPVYKMAVDWKVALPLHPEYRTLPMVWYVPPLSPITAAANAGHVSSNGELPDVNQLRIPVKYLANLLTAGDTQPVVSALERMLAMRAYQRGKHVDGAPNVAAIQQVGLSVAEVEDMYQTMAIANYEDRFVIPTTHREYAENAFNVRGGCGFSFGNGCSEGSTETSLFGSEKKRTIPIKATL from the coding sequence ATGAAAATCAGAGCCCAGATTGGCATGGTCCTTAACCTGGACAAATGCATCGGCTGCCACACCTGCAGCGTGACCTGCAAGAACGTATGGACCAGCCGGCCCGGCGTCGAATACGCCTGGTTCAACAACGTCGAAAGCAAGCCGGGCATCGGCTACCCCAAGGAATGGGAAAACCAGCAACGCTGGAACGGCGGCTGGACGCGCAAGGCCGACGGCTCCATCGTGCCGCGCCAGGGCGGCAAGTGGCAATTGCTGATGAAGATCTTCGCCAACCCCAATCTGCCGGAGATCGACGACTACTACGAGCCGTACACCTTCGACTACGACCACCTGCAATCCGCACCGGAAATGAAGCACGCGCCGACCGCACGCCCGCGCAGCTTGATCACCGGCCAACGCATGGAGAAGATCGAATGGGGCCCGAACTGGGAGGAAATCCTGGGCGGCGAGTTCAGTAAGCGCAGCCGCGACCAGAACTTCGAAGAGGTGCAAAAAGACATCTACGGGCAGTTCGAGAACACCTTCATGATGTACCTGCCGCGGCTGTGCGAGCACTGCTTGAACCCGGCGTGCGTAGCGAGCTGCCCCAGCGGCAGCATCTACAAGCGCGAGGAAGACGGCATCGTGCTGATCGACCAAGACAAGTGCCGCGGCTGGCGCATGTGCGTCAGCGGCTGCCCGTACAAGAAGATCTACTACAACTGGAAAAGCGGCAAGGCAGAGAAGTGCATCTTCTGCTATCCACGCATCGAGGCAGGCCAACCCACCGTGTGCTCCGAGACCTGCGTCGGTCGCATCCGGTACCTCGGCGTGCTGCTGTACGACGCCGACCGCATCGAGGAGGCCGCGAGTGTCGAGCGCGACAAGGATCTTTACCAAGCCCAGCTAGACATCTTCCTTGATCCGCACGACCCGGCCGTGATCGCCCAAGCACGCCGCGACGGCATTCCGGAGGCTTGGCTGGTCGCCGCGCGCAAAAGCCCGGTCTACAAAATGGCCGTGGACTGGAAGGTGGCGCTGCCGCTGCACCCTGAATACCGCACGCTGCCGATGGTTTGGTACGTACCGCCGCTGTCGCCCATCACGGCCGCGGCGAATGCTGGCCACGTCAGCAGCAACGGTGAGCTACCCGACGTGAATCAGCTGCGCATCCCGGTCAAGTACCTGGCCAACTTGTTGACGGCTGGCGACACACAGCCCGTCGTCAGCGCGCTGGAACGCATGCTGGCCATGCGCGCCTACCAACGTGGCAAGCATGTGGACGGCGCGCCCAACGTGGCCGCCATCCAGCAGGTTGGCCTCTCGGTGGCCGAGGTGGAGGACATGTACCAGACCATGGCCATCGCCAACTACGAAGACCGCTTCGTGATCCCCACCACCCACCGCGAATACGCCGAGAACGCCTTCAACGTGCGCGGCGGCTGCGGCTTCAGCTTCGGCAACGGCTGCAGCGAGGGCTCGACCGAGACCAGCCTTTTCGGTAGCGAGAAGAAGCGAACCATTCCCATCAAGGCAACACTTTGA
- the narJ gene encoding nitrate reductase molybdenum cofactor assembly chaperone: MQSKGITFTLRALAHLLRYPDATMRAHLTDIHTALNAEDAIGRVRRAELDTLMDRLLTDGLDAEAVYVDLFDRGRGTALHLFEHVHGDSRDRGPAMVDLVQTYEAAGLLLEPTELPDHLTVLLEYASTQPTPEARAFVGEFAHILQSIHAALARRQSDYAAVVAAVLDLSGQPLDAKAAVPADEPLDESWEEPQAFGGCSTEGQSAPGPKPIQLIRRQPSAGAAR, encoded by the coding sequence ATGCAAAGCAAAGGCATCACCTTCACCCTGCGCGCACTGGCCCACCTGCTGCGCTACCCGGACGCCACCATGCGCGCCCACCTGACCGACATCCACACGGCGCTGAATGCCGAAGACGCGATTGGCCGCGTGCGTCGCGCCGAACTGGACACGCTGATGGATCGGCTTTTGACAGACGGCCTGGACGCCGAGGCCGTCTACGTCGACCTCTTCGATCGTGGCCGAGGCACCGCGCTGCACCTGTTCGAGCACGTGCACGGCGACTCTCGCGATCGCGGCCCGGCCATGGTCGACCTCGTGCAGACCTACGAGGCCGCAGGGCTCCTGCTGGAGCCAACCGAATTGCCCGATCACCTGACGGTTCTGCTCGAATACGCGTCGACACAGCCAACGCCTGAAGCGCGCGCCTTCGTGGGTGAATTCGCGCACATCCTGCAGTCGATACACGCCGCGCTGGCGCGCCGCCAGAGCGATTACGCCGCCGTGGTCGCGGCGGTGCTGGATCTATCGGGCCAACCCCTGGACGCGAAAGCGGCCGTGCCCGCCGATGAGCCCCTGGACGAAAGCTGGGAAGAACCGCAAGCCTTCGGCGGCTGCAGCACGGAAGGACAGTCGGCGCCCGGCCCGAAGCCCATTCAATTGATCAGACGCCAGCCTTCCGCTGGCGCTGCACGCTGA
- the narI gene encoding respiratory nitrate reductase subunit gamma — protein sequence MPLVVHNFLFNVYPYICLSVFLMGSLARFDRDQYTWKSDSSQLLRARQLRWGSNLFHIGILFLFFGHTVGLLTPHVMYAWLITAPQKQMMAIVSGGIAGFVCFIGLSMLLHRRMFDPRIRLTSHKTDLAILIILWVQLVLGLITLPFSYSHRADASAMLILAAWAQHIVTFQPDASGLIGLDWPFKVHMVLGMTIFLLFPFSRLVHVWSGFGSLSYLFRPYQLVRSRRLNLPQSHDPAAQHQQQHQRGHA from the coding sequence ATGCCACTCGTCGTCCACAACTTTCTGTTCAACGTCTACCCGTACATCTGCCTGTCGGTTTTCCTGATGGGAAGCCTGGCGCGCTTCGACCGCGACCAATACACCTGGAAGAGCGACTCGTCTCAGTTGCTGCGCGCACGCCAACTGCGCTGGGGCAGCAACCTGTTCCACATCGGCATCTTGTTTCTGTTCTTCGGACACACGGTAGGTTTGCTCACGCCACACGTCATGTACGCCTGGTTGATCACGGCACCACAGAAGCAGATGATGGCCATCGTTTCAGGCGGTATCGCGGGCTTTGTGTGCTTCATCGGCCTTTCGATGTTGCTGCACCGGCGCATGTTCGATCCTCGGATCCGCCTCACGAGCCACAAGACCGATCTGGCCATCCTGATCATTCTGTGGGTGCAGCTCGTGCTTGGCCTTATCACGCTGCCGTTCTCGTACAGCCACCGCGCCGACGCCAGCGCCATGCTAATCCTGGCGGCCTGGGCGCAGCACATCGTGACGTTCCAGCCGGATGCCAGCGGCCTTATCGGCCTGGATTGGCCGTTCAAGGTTCACATGGTGCTTGGCATGACGATCTTTCTGCTGTTTCCGTTCAGCCGCCTGGTCCACGTGTGGAGTGGTTTCGGCTCCCTCAGCTACCTGTTCCGCCCGTACCAGCTGGTGCGTTCGCGCCGCCTCAACCTGCCCCAGTCGCACGACCCGGCTGCGCAACACCAGCAGCAACATCAAAGGGGGCACGCATGA